The following are encoded together in the Salvia hispanica cultivar TCC Black 2014 chromosome 6, UniMelb_Shisp_WGS_1.0, whole genome shotgun sequence genome:
- the LOC125195649 gene encoding uncharacterized protein LOC125195649 isoform X2, with protein MPGTIHVTVLEFKGVSSSPKPSAKSLKVSMGKRQYQTWDKGDFSFPITRIRENIVVALLDAGGNEIAHQDIRTMQIIEKGSWDEVFSINGGGHVHLKLDFTLSQDDRNRIRVMRESAMKKKLEANPSINLRFLEAVASSSMKDELQVSDITTPKVEASQAGSSLTAAASSSASLFSHQTGKEPVVDIAIPNATDGIQDTPSSPGEHEINVESAQVLDEKIEAPRIASVRSDSKDGPWSDLPRSSISEKNSMIASKLQDDHLVQIPQKQGPVRKTPSNVRKMISAFETVQVQEVKSMKRAASVPSQMNISSKERFLEDRATKSVVSPAEQTSTHSKDPNMRNLHKLPTMVSGKVLSKCEPSQVENSSVDIRRQLASKTATSSGRTDEEQSQDSSRLMKSSAAEGSGRGRGTGLKSSNTINAQAASNLKRKNLDYYNKEEYDSAQTSGMWIFPDNTSPLCITTAGEHDMKIVGHYNNKAKTHQANSVSSEKQKNSMHEKEQQMGKNSKKLNHQPESGSSGSPSDSFNGLFGQVIKVAAIVGFGVLVLLTRQKEPWRNHKEDKDKDKDNLFHIPEYC; from the exons ATGCCAGGAACCATACATGTTACAG TTCTTGAATTCAAGGGAGTCTCATCTTCTCCAAAGCCTTCTGCAAAATCCCTCAAAG TTTCGATGGGGAAGAGGCAGTATCAGACTTGGGACAAGGGGGACTTCTCATT CCCCATAACGAGAATTCGCGAAAACATAGTTGTTGCTCTTCTTGATGCTGGGGGCAATGAGATAGCTCATCAAG ATATTCGGACAATGCAGATCATTGAGAAGGGATCTTGGGATGAGGTTTTCTCCATCAATGGAGGTGGGCATGTGCACTTGAAGCTGGACTTCACTCTCAGTCAGGATGATCGCAACCGCATTCGTGTTATG AGAGAATCTGCGATGAAAAAGAAACTCGAAGCGAATCCAAGCATTAATCTTCGATTTCTGGAAGCTGTTGCCTCATCATCCATGAAAGATGAACTGCAAGTCTCAG aTATAACTACCCCAAAAGTTGAAGCTTCTCAAGCTGGTTCGTCTCTGACCGCTGCTGCTTCCTCTTCCGCCTCACTGTTTAGTCACCAGACGGGTAAAGAGCCTGTCGTTGATATTGCAATCCCA AATGCTACAGATGGAATTCAAGACACTCCATCTTCTCCTGGTGAACATGAAATCAATGTCGAATCTGCTCAAGTACTGGATGAGAAAATTGAAGCTCCTCGAATTGCTAGTGTAAGATCCGACAGTAAGGATGGACCTTGGTCTGACTTGCCAAGATCATCCATATCGGAAAAGAATAGTATGATTGCATCAAAGTTGCAAGATGATCATCTTGTTCAAATACCTCAGAAACAAGGCCCTGTGCGGAAAACTCCCAGCAATGTGAGAAAAATGATTAGTGCCTTTGAAACTGTCCAAGTTCAG GAAGTGAAATCAATGAAGAGAGCAGCATCTGTACCGTCTCAAATGAACATATCTAGTAAGGAACGGTTCTTGGAAGACCGCGCAACAAAGAGTGTAGTCTCTCCTGCTGAACAAACTTCAACTCATTCTAAGGATCCCAACATGAGAAACTTGCACAAACTGCCAACTATGGTCAGTGGAAAAGTTTTGAGCAAATGTGAACCATCACAAGTCGAAAATTCTTCAGTTGATATAAGGAGGCAATTAGCTTCAAAAACAGCGACTAGTTCTGGAAGAACGGACGAGGAACAATCTCAAGATTCCTCAAGATTGATGAAATCTTCAGCTGCAGAAGGAAGCGGGAGAGGTAGAGGAACCGGCTTGAAGAGCTCTAACACGATTAACGCTCAAGCGGCTTCAAACCTGAAACGGAAAAACCTAGATTATTATAACAAAGAAGAATATGATTCGGCTCAAACCTCTGGTATGTGGATATTCCCAGATAACACGAGTCCTTTGTGTATCACAACTGCAGGTGAGCATGACATGAAAATAGTAGGACATTATAACAACAAAGCGAAAACCCATCAAGCCAACAGCGTTTCTTCAGAGAAACAGAAG AACTCAATGCATGAAAAGGAGCAACAGATGGGAAAGAACTCGAAAAAACTCAATCACCAGCCAGAATCAGGATCTTCTGGCTCTCCAAGTGACTCGTTTAATGGACTATTTGGACAA GTGATCAAAGTTGCAGCGATTGTAGGCTTTGGAGTACTAGTTCTTCTCACCAGACAAAAGGAACCGTG GAGGAATCATAAAGaagataaagataaagataaagaCAATCTCTTCCATATACCAGAGTATTGTTGA
- the LOC125195649 gene encoding uncharacterized protein LOC125195649 isoform X1, translating into MPGTIHVTVLEFKGVSSSPKPSAKSLKVSMGKRQYQTWDKGDFSFPITRIRENIVVALLDAGGNEIAHQDIRTMQIIEKGSWDEVFSINGGGHVHLKLDFTLSQDDRNRIRVMRESAMKKKLEANPSINLRFLEAVASSSMKDELQVSDITTPKVEASQAGSSLTAAASSSASLFSHQTGKEPVVDIAIPNATDGIQDTPSSPGEHEINVESAQVLDEKIEAPRIASVRSDSKDGPWSDLPRSSISEKNSMIASKLQDDHLVQIPQKQGPVRKTPSNVRKMISAFETVQVQEVKSMKRAASVPSQMNISSKERFLEDRATKSVVSPAEQTSTHSKDPNMRNLHKLPTMVSGKVLSKCEPSQVENSSVDIRRQLASKTATSSGRTDEEQSQDSSRLMKSSAAEGSGRGRGTGLKSSNTINAQAASNLKRKNLDYYNKEEYDSAQTSGMWIFPDNTSPLCITTAGEHDMKIVGHYNNKAKTHQANSVSSEKQKNSMHEKEQQMGKNSKKLNHQPESGSSGSPSDSFNGLFGQVIKVAAIVGFGVLVLLTRQKEPCRRNHKEDKDKDKDNLFHIPEYC; encoded by the exons ATGCCAGGAACCATACATGTTACAG TTCTTGAATTCAAGGGAGTCTCATCTTCTCCAAAGCCTTCTGCAAAATCCCTCAAAG TTTCGATGGGGAAGAGGCAGTATCAGACTTGGGACAAGGGGGACTTCTCATT CCCCATAACGAGAATTCGCGAAAACATAGTTGTTGCTCTTCTTGATGCTGGGGGCAATGAGATAGCTCATCAAG ATATTCGGACAATGCAGATCATTGAGAAGGGATCTTGGGATGAGGTTTTCTCCATCAATGGAGGTGGGCATGTGCACTTGAAGCTGGACTTCACTCTCAGTCAGGATGATCGCAACCGCATTCGTGTTATG AGAGAATCTGCGATGAAAAAGAAACTCGAAGCGAATCCAAGCATTAATCTTCGATTTCTGGAAGCTGTTGCCTCATCATCCATGAAAGATGAACTGCAAGTCTCAG aTATAACTACCCCAAAAGTTGAAGCTTCTCAAGCTGGTTCGTCTCTGACCGCTGCTGCTTCCTCTTCCGCCTCACTGTTTAGTCACCAGACGGGTAAAGAGCCTGTCGTTGATATTGCAATCCCA AATGCTACAGATGGAATTCAAGACACTCCATCTTCTCCTGGTGAACATGAAATCAATGTCGAATCTGCTCAAGTACTGGATGAGAAAATTGAAGCTCCTCGAATTGCTAGTGTAAGATCCGACAGTAAGGATGGACCTTGGTCTGACTTGCCAAGATCATCCATATCGGAAAAGAATAGTATGATTGCATCAAAGTTGCAAGATGATCATCTTGTTCAAATACCTCAGAAACAAGGCCCTGTGCGGAAAACTCCCAGCAATGTGAGAAAAATGATTAGTGCCTTTGAAACTGTCCAAGTTCAG GAAGTGAAATCAATGAAGAGAGCAGCATCTGTACCGTCTCAAATGAACATATCTAGTAAGGAACGGTTCTTGGAAGACCGCGCAACAAAGAGTGTAGTCTCTCCTGCTGAACAAACTTCAACTCATTCTAAGGATCCCAACATGAGAAACTTGCACAAACTGCCAACTATGGTCAGTGGAAAAGTTTTGAGCAAATGTGAACCATCACAAGTCGAAAATTCTTCAGTTGATATAAGGAGGCAATTAGCTTCAAAAACAGCGACTAGTTCTGGAAGAACGGACGAGGAACAATCTCAAGATTCCTCAAGATTGATGAAATCTTCAGCTGCAGAAGGAAGCGGGAGAGGTAGAGGAACCGGCTTGAAGAGCTCTAACACGATTAACGCTCAAGCGGCTTCAAACCTGAAACGGAAAAACCTAGATTATTATAACAAAGAAGAATATGATTCGGCTCAAACCTCTGGTATGTGGATATTCCCAGATAACACGAGTCCTTTGTGTATCACAACTGCAGGTGAGCATGACATGAAAATAGTAGGACATTATAACAACAAAGCGAAAACCCATCAAGCCAACAGCGTTTCTTCAGAGAAACAGAAG AACTCAATGCATGAAAAGGAGCAACAGATGGGAAAGAACTCGAAAAAACTCAATCACCAGCCAGAATCAGGATCTTCTGGCTCTCCAAGTGACTCGTTTAATGGACTATTTGGACAA GTGATCAAAGTTGCAGCGATTGTAGGCTTTGGAGTACTAGTTCTTCTCACCAGACAAAAGGAACCGTG CAGGAGGAATCATAAAGaagataaagataaagataaagaCAATCTCTTCCATATACCAGAGTATTGTTGA
- the LOC125195649 gene encoding uncharacterized protein LOC125195649 isoform X3: protein MPGTIHVTVLEFKGVSSSPKPSAKSLKVSMGKRQYQTWDKGDFSFPITRIRENIVVALLDAGGNEIAHQDIRTMQIIEKGSWDEVFSINGGGHVHLKLDFTLSQDDRNRIRVMRESAMKKKLEANPSINLRFLEAVASSSMKDELQVSDGIQDTPSSPGEHEINVESAQVLDEKIEAPRIASVRSDSKDGPWSDLPRSSISEKNSMIASKLQDDHLVQIPQKQGPVRKTPSNVRKMISAFETVQVQEVKSMKRAASVPSQMNISSKERFLEDRATKSVVSPAEQTSTHSKDPNMRNLHKLPTMVSGKVLSKCEPSQVENSSVDIRRQLASKTATSSGRTDEEQSQDSSRLMKSSAAEGSGRGRGTGLKSSNTINAQAASNLKRKNLDYYNKEEYDSAQTSGMWIFPDNTSPLCITTAGEHDMKIVGHYNNKAKTHQANSVSSEKQKNSMHEKEQQMGKNSKKLNHQPESGSSGSPSDSFNGLFGQVIKVAAIVGFGVLVLLTRQKEPCRRNHKEDKDKDKDNLFHIPEYC, encoded by the exons ATGCCAGGAACCATACATGTTACAG TTCTTGAATTCAAGGGAGTCTCATCTTCTCCAAAGCCTTCTGCAAAATCCCTCAAAG TTTCGATGGGGAAGAGGCAGTATCAGACTTGGGACAAGGGGGACTTCTCATT CCCCATAACGAGAATTCGCGAAAACATAGTTGTTGCTCTTCTTGATGCTGGGGGCAATGAGATAGCTCATCAAG ATATTCGGACAATGCAGATCATTGAGAAGGGATCTTGGGATGAGGTTTTCTCCATCAATGGAGGTGGGCATGTGCACTTGAAGCTGGACTTCACTCTCAGTCAGGATGATCGCAACCGCATTCGTGTTATG AGAGAATCTGCGATGAAAAAGAAACTCGAAGCGAATCCAAGCATTAATCTTCGATTTCTGGAAGCTGTTGCCTCATCATCCATGAAAGATGAACTGCAAGTCTCAG ATGGAATTCAAGACACTCCATCTTCTCCTGGTGAACATGAAATCAATGTCGAATCTGCTCAAGTACTGGATGAGAAAATTGAAGCTCCTCGAATTGCTAGTGTAAGATCCGACAGTAAGGATGGACCTTGGTCTGACTTGCCAAGATCATCCATATCGGAAAAGAATAGTATGATTGCATCAAAGTTGCAAGATGATCATCTTGTTCAAATACCTCAGAAACAAGGCCCTGTGCGGAAAACTCCCAGCAATGTGAGAAAAATGATTAGTGCCTTTGAAACTGTCCAAGTTCAG GAAGTGAAATCAATGAAGAGAGCAGCATCTGTACCGTCTCAAATGAACATATCTAGTAAGGAACGGTTCTTGGAAGACCGCGCAACAAAGAGTGTAGTCTCTCCTGCTGAACAAACTTCAACTCATTCTAAGGATCCCAACATGAGAAACTTGCACAAACTGCCAACTATGGTCAGTGGAAAAGTTTTGAGCAAATGTGAACCATCACAAGTCGAAAATTCTTCAGTTGATATAAGGAGGCAATTAGCTTCAAAAACAGCGACTAGTTCTGGAAGAACGGACGAGGAACAATCTCAAGATTCCTCAAGATTGATGAAATCTTCAGCTGCAGAAGGAAGCGGGAGAGGTAGAGGAACCGGCTTGAAGAGCTCTAACACGATTAACGCTCAAGCGGCTTCAAACCTGAAACGGAAAAACCTAGATTATTATAACAAAGAAGAATATGATTCGGCTCAAACCTCTGGTATGTGGATATTCCCAGATAACACGAGTCCTTTGTGTATCACAACTGCAGGTGAGCATGACATGAAAATAGTAGGACATTATAACAACAAAGCGAAAACCCATCAAGCCAACAGCGTTTCTTCAGAGAAACAGAAG AACTCAATGCATGAAAAGGAGCAACAGATGGGAAAGAACTCGAAAAAACTCAATCACCAGCCAGAATCAGGATCTTCTGGCTCTCCAAGTGACTCGTTTAATGGACTATTTGGACAA GTGATCAAAGTTGCAGCGATTGTAGGCTTTGGAGTACTAGTTCTTCTCACCAGACAAAAGGAACCGTG CAGGAGGAATCATAAAGaagataaagataaagataaagaCAATCTCTTCCATATACCAGAGTATTGTTGA
- the LOC125195649 gene encoding uncharacterized protein LOC125195649 isoform X4: MQIIEKGSWDEVFSINGGGHVHLKLDFTLSQDDRNRIRVMRESAMKKKLEANPSINLRFLEAVASSSMKDELQVSDITTPKVEASQAGSSLTAAASSSASLFSHQTGKEPVVDIAIPNATDGIQDTPSSPGEHEINVESAQVLDEKIEAPRIASVRSDSKDGPWSDLPRSSISEKNSMIASKLQDDHLVQIPQKQGPVRKTPSNVRKMISAFETVQVQEVKSMKRAASVPSQMNISSKERFLEDRATKSVVSPAEQTSTHSKDPNMRNLHKLPTMVSGKVLSKCEPSQVENSSVDIRRQLASKTATSSGRTDEEQSQDSSRLMKSSAAEGSGRGRGTGLKSSNTINAQAASNLKRKNLDYYNKEEYDSAQTSGMWIFPDNTSPLCITTAGEHDMKIVGHYNNKAKTHQANSVSSEKQKNSMHEKEQQMGKNSKKLNHQPESGSSGSPSDSFNGLFGQVIKVAAIVGFGVLVLLTRQKEPCRRNHKEDKDKDKDNLFHIPEYC, translated from the exons ATGCAGATCATTGAGAAGGGATCTTGGGATGAGGTTTTCTCCATCAATGGAGGTGGGCATGTGCACTTGAAGCTGGACTTCACTCTCAGTCAGGATGATCGCAACCGCATTCGTGTTATG AGAGAATCTGCGATGAAAAAGAAACTCGAAGCGAATCCAAGCATTAATCTTCGATTTCTGGAAGCTGTTGCCTCATCATCCATGAAAGATGAACTGCAAGTCTCAG aTATAACTACCCCAAAAGTTGAAGCTTCTCAAGCTGGTTCGTCTCTGACCGCTGCTGCTTCCTCTTCCGCCTCACTGTTTAGTCACCAGACGGGTAAAGAGCCTGTCGTTGATATTGCAATCCCA AATGCTACAGATGGAATTCAAGACACTCCATCTTCTCCTGGTGAACATGAAATCAATGTCGAATCTGCTCAAGTACTGGATGAGAAAATTGAAGCTCCTCGAATTGCTAGTGTAAGATCCGACAGTAAGGATGGACCTTGGTCTGACTTGCCAAGATCATCCATATCGGAAAAGAATAGTATGATTGCATCAAAGTTGCAAGATGATCATCTTGTTCAAATACCTCAGAAACAAGGCCCTGTGCGGAAAACTCCCAGCAATGTGAGAAAAATGATTAGTGCCTTTGAAACTGTCCAAGTTCAG GAAGTGAAATCAATGAAGAGAGCAGCATCTGTACCGTCTCAAATGAACATATCTAGTAAGGAACGGTTCTTGGAAGACCGCGCAACAAAGAGTGTAGTCTCTCCTGCTGAACAAACTTCAACTCATTCTAAGGATCCCAACATGAGAAACTTGCACAAACTGCCAACTATGGTCAGTGGAAAAGTTTTGAGCAAATGTGAACCATCACAAGTCGAAAATTCTTCAGTTGATATAAGGAGGCAATTAGCTTCAAAAACAGCGACTAGTTCTGGAAGAACGGACGAGGAACAATCTCAAGATTCCTCAAGATTGATGAAATCTTCAGCTGCAGAAGGAAGCGGGAGAGGTAGAGGAACCGGCTTGAAGAGCTCTAACACGATTAACGCTCAAGCGGCTTCAAACCTGAAACGGAAAAACCTAGATTATTATAACAAAGAAGAATATGATTCGGCTCAAACCTCTGGTATGTGGATATTCCCAGATAACACGAGTCCTTTGTGTATCACAACTGCAGGTGAGCATGACATGAAAATAGTAGGACATTATAACAACAAAGCGAAAACCCATCAAGCCAACAGCGTTTCTTCAGAGAAACAGAAG AACTCAATGCATGAAAAGGAGCAACAGATGGGAAAGAACTCGAAAAAACTCAATCACCAGCCAGAATCAGGATCTTCTGGCTCTCCAAGTGACTCGTTTAATGGACTATTTGGACAA GTGATCAAAGTTGCAGCGATTGTAGGCTTTGGAGTACTAGTTCTTCTCACCAGACAAAAGGAACCGTG CAGGAGGAATCATAAAGaagataaagataaagataaagaCAATCTCTTCCATATACCAGAGTATTGTTGA